The sequence below is a genomic window from Sebastes fasciatus isolate fSebFas1 chromosome 11, fSebFas1.pri, whole genome shotgun sequence.
TGGTACCACCTTGGTTGAGTttccaagcgagctgagccAATACTTGAagaggtggagttaaaacactgcagaccactgattggtcagagagaatcatCACTAGTGCGACAcaggacatcctgcacaaaccagCCGTTTTTAAAGAGCCAAACTAACGTCAATAGCGACAGCAATTTTTAATTCACTCAACTTAGATTTTTAAAAGATGACAGCTCGCAAAACTCAGCGTACACAACACCGCACATTTGACGAACTGTTTGGTTGCTGTTGAAATGATTCAGCGAGTGTCCCGTTGAAAATTATGTCACAGCACTTTCACGCTCCCTTGCTGTGGTGATCAGCTGAGATTCCCGCCAACACTATCTGAAGTGGGAACACGGCATAGAGAAAAGGACCTGGTACTGGgtgcctgggttagctcagttggtagagcgggcgtccatgtattaaggcttggtcctgaccgcggcggcccgggttcgaatccggcctgtggccctttccgcatccactctctccctcccccctttcacaactctatccactgtcctgtaataaaaatggaaaatgcccccaaaaaaataacttaaaaaaaaaaaaaaaaggacctgGTACTAAAAATGAGTCGAGTTGAGTCGAGCAGAGctgtaccatgcagtggaaacatGACTAAACAGAGCCAAAacaagagtgaatattggacttacattcatcaggtggccaaaaacacgactccaaatgaatgctaaggTTGCTAcatgtctgctggatgtttAAATAATAAACTCTTTGCTAAACTGTTGTCAACCTAACATGTCAATGTAGTATTTACAGCTCATTGTGCTTCCGccatgttgcaaaaaaaaaaaaatcaattaatgcaggtttaaagatTTATGGAGATTAGTGGCCTGCAAAATTGAAACTTCGAATGAGCAAACATCTCTGCATTATCATTTCATACAACTAATAAAATCAGTAGATAATGGGGGAAAATGGCAGTCAAAAGAGTTTTTAAATTATCTAATTTAATTCAAAGGAAGATGGCAGAGCATTGAAGTTGATCTGAGAAAACACTGTGATGCATTATGAGCGCATTCTGGCCACCAGGCCAAGCCCCCCTACTTACACAACATACTAGGAAGAGCCATTTATGGAGTCAGTTTACTCAGAACACAGACATATGCAGCAATTCATTTGTGTCTTAAAGTCACTAGAAGGGACTGCATTGTTCATACAATGTGCGACTTTTGTTTCGTGGCATGACTTTTgagcgcgcgcgtgtgtgtgtgtgtgtgtgtgtgtgggtgtgtattgtACACGTGTGCAGTGGAGAGGTGTTTTGTGGTTAACCCATCAGGAGGAGCGCAATTTCACACCGCTTTGTTTGGCTCCACATATCATCAGACTGAACATTACTCACAGGGGGCTTAGGAAGATATTCATTGTCATCTTCCTACcacttctacacacacacacacacacacacacacacacacacacacacacacacacagtatatatgacTATTTTCATCCCACAACTGTCATGTAGGTATGAATAAAAATAGCTGTGACTGCAGCCATGTGAAGTACTTGAAGACGGCAGAAACAGCTCAAAGCAGAGCTGAGGAAGACCCACAATCCTTTGCAAACACTGCTAGTCACATGCTTCCGTTTACATCATCACAAGATACAAGACAGAGCTTTGCCTGATGAACATACAACTGTATACAGTGCTGTATAATTGAATGACACAGTAATGGCACTATCTTGAACACCTTGACACCCGTTGTGTTACACTCATAGGTGTATGTCAAACGTACAGTATTCACACTTGTATTCACACTTTAATTTTATCACAGGAAAGTGATCGTGGCGCTTATGCACTCAACAGCTCAGTCATACACGTGGCAACAATGGTGGGCCACTAATTTAGGCGAGGGGTGGGGAAAACCCATTGCACTGTGGTTCAAGCAAGCGTTGCATTGACCTCAAACAATCTCCACTCTCTAACCTCTAGCAGCAGCACATTGAGACTGAGCTGTACTTTCTCTTTCTGCCCACACGGCATAAGCAACAGTTGGTttgatacttttttttcatcgtGTTAGCGCCACCACACGATGGAAACAAGTTAACTGAAAGCCCCTAAAGCTTCCACCAGGTCAACCCGAAGCCCACCATGTCACACCATTACAGTGAGAGGAGGTGGAACACAGCGACGGGCTGATAGTGATTAATCTGAGTACGCTGTGAATGACTCACCCATGGTCTCCAGAACGCGCTTGAAGTAGacttttgattaaaaaaagttgggGTTGGGCTTTGTTTCGTGAGAATGCCATTAAAAGGTTGTGTGTGGTTAGAGAACAGCTCTGAGACCATCGAGTGGTGAGGATTTGACCTAACAGCTGGTGAAAGACTGTTATGTATAATGTCTAActtttcaaatatgttttagaatctccaaacattttttataaaatatataaatactgtatacatcCAACATAATTTACCATATATTTACCTATATGTACTGGGGTTGACAAAATATCACATCTTGTAAtgcaacataaacacacataagcATTACcatagaatgaatgaatgaataagttATTTTCGTGTCTGGTTATTTACATAACCCATCCCTACAGGACCATTGAGTTCAattaaaaaaactcaaattGCACATTATAAGCTTTATAAAGGAAATGCttcatatattgtatataatcaATAGGTCATATCTAAGAACTATGTTATACAGTATTTCACACAGGTTTCTGTTTTTAATGATCAGTCATATAATAGactacaacaaaacaaataaacagcacTTTATTCTTCTCTTAATAACTAATAATCCTGACCCCTAAAACATTATTGCTCCGGGCGGTAGTGGAATGTAATATTTACATAGCATAGTGACCTAAATGTattcaaatactgtacttaagtgcacATATCAAGTACTTgcatacttgagtattttccattttatgcctCTTTATACTTTGCTATATTTCAgtggaaaaatatttaaatatttgacagctgtagtaTGTTAACTCTGTAGTGTGTTAACTCTTTGTGACCTGGGTTACACTAGTTACtttaaaattaagattttacaaacGAAACATggatttatagaatatgatgcaatGTTATATAAAATAGTTGAGATTAGCTCCACCTCGATTACAGTAACATGCTAATTTTTATGCATAATCATTAATGTACTAATGTACTGTAGATGATTGAAGTGTGTAACACGCACAGGGGACATTATTTTGCATtgggtacttttacttttgatactttaagtacatatAATTAGTAATGAATATAAGAAATAATGTAATGATTATAAGCAGGAATGTTAGAAGTACTCTTACTGTCTGGTAATCCAACTTTTACTTTATTAACGGCTCTGAATATCTTTTAGTGAATACTCCTCTTTGGATTCTCTGACTCAAGAATCTCTACCATCTTTCAGTCTACAAACACTGCCCATAGACTCAACTGTGTTACCATGGCGAATCTCTGTGTTTTgtggtctttttctttttggaaaTGAATCGCATGAAGAGATGAGATAAAGAGATGAGAAGAAGAGGCCTTTAGATGTGGAGATTGTAGGTTTTCTCTATACATGCACTTAGACAGTAATCTATTCTGCAACTCACAATCACCAAAACAAAGCTGTTACATTGACAAAATTTATTAGGTAATGTTTCTCAGAATCATTGTACAATGATTATTTACATAATTACAGTCATCGAACAAacatatcattgtaaattatacataaaaagggcaaatataaaagatataatTTCACTTAACTAAAATGAGGTAAGGACTgcagaaaatatgaaaacattcaAAAGTCTGTGGATCAGTAGTAGAGAAATTGGGAGCTATGGCCTTTTAATTTTAGTTTCAATAGTTCTGTCTTATTGTGTCAGCGACGGCGTGTTGGGAAGGTAGAGTGTTGGCGTTGCCAGTCCTTTCCGTCTAGGTAGGCCATGCTGGTCTTTGTCCATACTCTGTCGGGGTCACCACAAATCCTGATGCCTTTCACCGTGGTAAATCTATTGAAAATCACAACACAGAAAATACACATTCAATAACATGTTGCAACCGTTTTGAAGAGGAGATgatcaaaattttaaaaaatctgtaaGTCTGAAACTCAATGCATCACAGTATACATGTACTAAACTGTTCAAAAGATCAAATTACATATTATGAGAAACTTTGCACATAAATCCAACGTTGAACAGATTGGATGACTTACACCACTGCGTATATAGGGCACGACTGTGTATCTTGTTTGTAGTATGACTTCAGCAGGTCTCGGTGGATTTGAGTTTTTGAGAGTTTTCGACAACAACTGGCTATCCCACctttgaataaaaacacaagagtCCATTATTAGCATCATCACATTTTCCATAATCATGAAATAATACATCATATCATATTACATAAATGCACATACATAAAAAACCTCCATATAGTTCTTACCTTTAGCCGAGGCTGTGGACACCACGATGGCTACAAGGAGGAGCGAGACAAAGGCGAGACTTGtcattgtgtgtctctggcTGAAACAGATGTGATGTGTGCATCTGCTCTGCAACCCTTTTTAAGCCCACCGACACAGTCGACACCTTCATTTACGCATCTTGAAAGTGCTGTACCCACAGATATGCACACGGCAGGAAAGTAGAGTAAATGTTTCCTCCCGCAGCGGCTCACCGGCGGGGCCCTCGCCTCTCCACCCATTACTGGTGGTCTGAGGGTGTCAATACATGTTCCACTGCAGGAGGTTGTGGTCTCTGCATGTACTATTATAGTATTTacaattcaaattattatgTGGAAAGTACCTGTAATACCTTCACCTGTGATTCCAGGATATCAAACACTTGATCTTGATCATCATGGTCAGTGAAAATGAGGACGTTGCGAAACCTTATCTacttcattacattttaaagggaTCAAAGTACATTTATAGGCTCTTTTCTACACAGACCAGTTTTCCAGATAGCTTTTGACTTGTTATAGTTGATGAGTATAAACTGTTCAGAATCTTTCTTAGGTTTAGTACAAATAAGATCTGCTGCTAACCTGTTGGACTCAGTAGAACCtggaaaacaagacacacacaaagagaaagtCTTTAATGTTACTGCCAAGGGCAGAGTTCATTCCTACAGTCTCACTTTCTGCTGTAACACAGAAGCTTAGTTTCTACTGTTAGGTTTTTGAGGTGAGAGTTTATTTGTGCTGCTGACGCTGGCATGCTCATTTCTGCAACCGCAGTGCATGCAGAGGGAGAGAACATTGTTTTGTGAGCAAAGGTTATTGCTTATAtcagggctgtcagagttaatgtgatgataatgcattaacgcaaatttgttttaacgcccctaatttctttaacgcattaaagcaattcatctttctgaggttgtagcaggctctgttttaaaactagacgatcctggtatcatatgaaactagaaaaacctaaggaatccattggtaccaaccatgtcatactagcttgttgggaaggaggataaataatgctccaaacttgcgctaaattttggcgaagaaaacctgtcatagccattttcaaagggtcccttgacctctgacctcaagatatgtgaatgtaaatgagttctatgggtacccacgagtctcccctttacagacatgcccactttatgataatcacatgcagtttggggcaagtcatagtcaagtcagcacactgatgcactgacagctgttgttacctgttgggctgcagtttgctatgttatgatttgagcatatttttaatgctaaatgcagtacctgtgagggtttctggacaatatttgtcattgttctgtgttggtaattgaattccaataataaatgtatgcataaagcaagcatatttgcccaatcctatgttgataagagtattaaatacttgacaaatctccctgttcaaattttgaacagataaaaaatgtgtgattcatttgcaattaatcacaattaaatatttgaaatgattGACAGACCtagtttatatataaaaaaagaaatgcagaaagAAACAAACTTCAAGGGACATATATAACAGACCAACATATCCCCCCCACTCACAGGAGTACCCCGACCCTTCTCCTATAAAGAGGTATCATGGTACGTAGGCTACATGTATACCAAACTACTATACAGTAATGGTAGTgagcaaaaacataaataaaaattgcGCAAACACCATACCATAAAATGTGGTACTGATCCAAATTGGACAACCTCATCACAGCCAATCAGCTGCAAAAGTGGTACCATGAAAGGCTAACTCCACCGAGGCAGTGACCCATGACACCTCCCTGTGGGGGTTTacgtattacttacagtagcaCCTTTATACTTTCAACAGCATTAACTacacatttacattattttgttttgcacCATGTGTCCTTGCAACAGACTGTCAAGAATATCCAGAAAAGGAAGTAACCACTGTTGTCTCTGCAAAGAACGTCAGGCCTGCCAATCTAGGGCGATCATTTCTGTGGCTGCTGTTAGGTCAGCCAGCCATATACGTTATTGTTGAAGTGTAACTTTCAGATTGGCCTGCCAATCTAGGGTGATCATTTCTGTGGCTGCTGTTAGGCagattaataaataatcatcaCTCAACAATAAAACCAATGGAGAGAGCATGGTCCATAATCTCTCACATGAAGAGACACAGTTCCAACATCTAAAAACTTCTGGACATTCCCATATACCATGTGTAAAAGTGTACCGGAAACTTTCTACTGTGAGTGGGTTTTTCGGTCATGATGCTGTGTGCTCATTTCTGCAACCACAGTGCATGCAGGGGGAGAGAACATATTCCTCTATGCTGGTCTACATTTGCAGgttatacacacaaacacagatgcacatacatgcacacgaTACACCAAACCATGTTGTTCATTTCCACTGAAACCCACATTAGGAAAAGCATCGCAGCAGAGACACTTCTGTTGAAAGCTTTGAGTTGGAGGGTCCACAGTCGCTTATTCGTGGCTGTTTGTTCTATTTGAGAGATACAGTAACAGTTAGATAAGAGTTATCTTAATGCAGGCTCGTGTGGGATATACAGTAATTACTAAACACACTAACACAGCTAATTCATGAAAATCCCTGAAACAACataaacttggaaaaaaaagtttgaaaatttgtgtttggtggattatttctctgttgttacaaagCTAatttgcattgtattttacatcgttggaaagcctgtttatttaccttcacaatgatgtccaacttgtaaggatcatgcatttgtaggatgagcagcacagctgattatttgGTAGTGCCCAATGGTAAACAGAGTattcctgttggtattgactcttgttttgagttgttcggtggattggatgattgaactctctatcagtaacaaggaacaaacaagacatattggctattttacactttattcatttaatacaccgtcaggagcctcagtagctcTTTATACTCTATTTATTTCAGAGGaaaaatatttcaatatttgacagctttagttactttataaattaagattttacaaacaaaacatggaTTTATATGATGCAAtgttatagattaaatttcccaacagtatataaaatagttGCGATTAGCTCCACCTCGATAACAGTAACATGCTCATTTTAATGCATCATCATCAACGTACTATAAATGACTGAAGTGTGTAACACGCACAGGGGACATTATTCTGCAATGGGAACTTTTACTTTCGATACTTTATATGTATTGCTGATAATACCTAaatacttttactaaagtaataTAATGATTATAAGCAGGAATGTTAGAAGTACTCTTACTGTCTGGTAATCCAACTTTTACTTTATTAACGGCTCTGAATATCTTTTAGTGAATACTCCTCTTTGGATTCTCTGACTCAAGAATCTCTACCGTCTTTCAGTCTACAAACACTGCCCATCTAATCTATGTTACCATGGCGAATCTCTGTGttttgtggtcttttttttgGAAACAAATCGCAATGAGAGATGAGATAAAGAGATGAGAAGAAGAGGCCTTTAGATGCGGAGATTGTAGCTTTTCTCCATACACGCACTTAGACAGTAATCTATTCTGCAACTCAcaatcaccaaaatgtagccgTTACATTGTGACCATTTTTATTAGATAATGTCTCTCAGAATCATTGTACtgtgattatttacacaattaCAGTCATCAAACAAACATATCATTGAAAATTATacagaaaaaaggcaaatataATAGATATCATTTCACTTAACTAAGGacttaaaatatgaaaacattcaAAAGACTGTGGAGCATTCGAAGACAAGTTGGGAGCTATGACCTTTTAATTTTAGTTCCAATAGTTCTGTCTCATTGTGTTAGCCACGGCGTGTTTGGAAGGTAGAGTTTTGGCATTGCCCGTTGTTTCCGTCTAGGTAGGCCATGCTGGTCTTTGTCCACACTCTGTTGGGGTTAGCACAGATCCTTTTGTTTTTCAGCGTGGTAAATCTATTGAAAATCACAACACAGAAAATACACATTCAGTAACATGTCGCAACCGTTTTGAAGAGGAGATgatcaacattttaaaaaatcccaAATTATTATGGTTAGGTCTGAAACTCAATGCATCACAGTATACATGTACTAAACTGTTCAAAAGATACAACAACATATTATGAGAAACTTTG
It includes:
- the LOC141777041 gene encoding monocyte chemotactic protein 1B-like, which encodes MTSLAFVSLLLVAIVVSTASAKGGIASCCRKLSKTQIHRDLLKSYYKQDTQSCPIYAVVFTTVKGIRICGDPDRVWTKTSMAYLDGKDWQRQHSTFPTRRR